One window of Cohnella hashimotonis genomic DNA carries:
- a CDS encoding DMT family transporter has product MHKSALSQLIIAMAIFGSVGFFSSRTGLPAVELVFVRCVCAFAILLAAWLLTGSFRRERWDVRETLIVVACGVSNLLNWVFLFTAFRLISVTIAISLYHLAPILALIAGGLIFRDKLGRTAILSLAGCFAGTLLIMGAAGFNGAPSSWQGMACGVLAAFFYAATMLFGKSVRQTSVYATTFIQMAIGLALLLPFVHFEAYEKLARGEWLYAVATGIVHTGGVYLLFFGSIRRLPSPVVAVFVFVDPAVAILLDILVDGFRPDGLQSAGILLLFGSLLAAFVVPMSRTGRLRER; this is encoded by the coding sequence ATGCACAAGTCCGCTTTATCGCAGCTCATTATAGCGATGGCCATATTCGGCTCGGTCGGGTTCTTTTCTTCGCGAACGGGCTTGCCGGCCGTGGAATTGGTATTTGTCCGATGCGTCTGCGCCTTCGCCATTCTGCTGGCGGCCTGGCTGCTCACCGGCAGCTTTAGACGTGAGCGGTGGGACGTCAGGGAGACGCTCATCGTCGTCGCGTGCGGCGTTTCCAACTTGCTGAATTGGGTGTTCCTGTTCACCGCGTTCAGACTTATATCCGTGACGATCGCGATCTCGCTCTATCATTTGGCTCCGATTCTCGCGCTGATCGCGGGCGGCCTCATCTTCCGGGACAAGCTCGGCAGAACCGCGATCCTGTCGCTTGCAGGGTGCTTCGCGGGCACGCTGCTCATCATGGGGGCGGCAGGCTTCAACGGTGCCCCTTCAAGCTGGCAGGGCATGGCGTGCGGCGTACTAGCGGCCTTTTTTTACGCGGCGACGATGCTGTTCGGCAAAAGCGTGCGGCAGACGAGCGTGTATGCGACGACGTTTATCCAGATGGCCATCGGGCTGGCGCTGCTGCTGCCGTTCGTGCATTTCGAAGCTTATGAAAAGCTCGCGCGCGGCGAATGGCTATATGCCGTCGCGACAGGCATCGTCCATACCGGGGGCGTGTACCTGCTCTTTTTCGGCAGCATCCGCCGCTTGCCGTCTCCGGTCGTCGCTGTGTTCGTTTTTGTCGATCCCGCGGTGGCCATCCTGCTCGATATCCTCGTCGACGGCTTTCGGCCGGATGGGCTGCAGTCGGCTGGTATCCTGCTGCTGTTCGGCAGTTTGCTCGCAGCGTTCGTCGTTCCGATGAGCAGGACGGGCAGGCTGCGGGAGAGATAG
- a CDS encoding Uma2 family endonuclease: MSEKKSGGNGKVKETHGTYFIDERYEIIGGVRYDFLTSPKFVHQDVLGQLFLAFNASCMQDGVILLAPMDVHFDKDNILQPDLLYISRTRSDIIRDGYVYSAPDLVVEILSDSTARNDKTIKKATYERFGVAEYWLVEPEYRLVDQFVLTEGEYRLFRTWTTEDEIVSTAVPCLAMNLSEVFRQTV, from the coding sequence ATGAGCGAAAAGAAAAGCGGAGGCAACGGCAAGGTCAAAGAGACGCACGGCACGTATTTTATCGACGAACGCTACGAGATCATCGGCGGCGTGCGGTACGACTTTCTCACCTCGCCGAAGTTCGTGCATCAGGATGTGCTCGGACAGCTTTTTCTAGCATTTAATGCTTCTTGCATGCAGGACGGGGTGATCCTGCTCGCACCGATGGACGTTCACTTCGACAAGGACAACATCCTGCAGCCGGACTTGCTCTATATTAGCCGGACGCGCAGCGACATCATCCGGGACGGCTATGTCTATAGCGCGCCGGACCTGGTCGTCGAGATTTTGTCCGACAGCACGGCGCGCAACGACAAGACGATCAAGAAGGCGACGTACGAGCGATTCGGCGTAGCCGAATATTGGCTGGTCGAACCCGAGTACCGGCTGGTCGATCAGTTCGTACTGACCGAAGGCGAGTACCGGCTCTTCAGAACCTGGACGACGGAGGACGAGATCGTCTCAACGGCAGTTCCGTGCCTTGCTATGAATTTATCGGAGGTATTTCGGCAAACGGTTTAG